One genomic window of Providencia hangzhouensis includes the following:
- a CDS encoding metallophosphoesterase, producing MIYFISDTHFCHSNIINLCDRPFKSTSHMNDTLIHNWNAYVTDHDEIYILGDFLYKGSGADANKILRRLAGKKYLIRGNHDKFLDDPEFDQSLFEWVKSYYELEYQKQKLVLFHYPILEWQGFFRDAIHLYGHVHNSGKDPEQFKRLAVLGPRAINVGVDVNDFFPISIKQILRKANS from the coding sequence ATGATTTACTTTATTTCAGATACCCATTTTTGCCATTCGAACATTATTAACCTATGTGATCGCCCGTTTAAAAGCACCAGTCACATGAATGATACATTAATTCATAACTGGAATGCGTATGTTACTGATCATGATGAGATTTACATACTAGGTGATTTTTTATACAAGGGTAGTGGTGCGGATGCCAATAAAATATTACGCCGTTTAGCGGGGAAAAAATATTTGATCCGCGGCAATCATGATAAATTTTTAGACGACCCTGAATTCGACCAATCGTTGTTTGAATGGGTTAAAAGCTATTATGAGTTGGAATATCAAAAACAGAAATTAGTGTTATTCCATTACCCAATATTAGAATGGCAAGGCTTCTTCCGTGATGCGATTCATTTATATGGACATGTTCATAATTCAGGTAAAGACCCTGAGCAGTTTAAGCGTTTAGCGGTATTAGGGCCCCGAGCCATTAATGTCGGCGTAGATGTGAATGATTTTTTCCCTATCAGTATTAAACAGATATTAAGAAAGGCAAATAGTTAA
- a CDS encoding helix-turn-helix transcriptional regulator, whose product MSDQKNNSLLAQVEIIAKGLSETFAPFCEVVVHDLKNPEHSILSIHNNLSGRQVGEPTTELGHARIESEDFPNIIANYTNQFSDGRPVKSTSIGIKDESGKYIAALCLNLDMTLFRSMQSMLSQFIDVGNSPIKEHIEPNGTEAIRIRIDQYAAALAATPRTLKADERKNLIEVLRNEGLLDVKKSMETVAQHLGISRASVYLYAKKES is encoded by the coding sequence ATGTCAGATCAAAAAAATAATTCATTACTGGCTCAAGTTGAAATTATTGCAAAAGGTCTTAGTGAAACATTCGCCCCTTTTTGTGAGGTTGTTGTACACGACCTTAAAAATCCAGAGCACTCAATCCTGTCGATTCATAATAACTTATCTGGTCGCCAAGTTGGTGAGCCGACTACCGAACTCGGCCATGCAAGAATTGAATCTGAAGATTTTCCGAACATCATAGCCAATTATACCAACCAATTTTCCGATGGGCGCCCAGTAAAAAGTACTTCGATTGGTATTAAAGATGAGTCAGGGAAATATATCGCAGCATTATGCTTAAATCTGGATATGACGTTATTTAGAAGTATGCAAAGTATGTTATCGCAATTTATTGACGTGGGAAATAGCCCAATAAAAGAGCATATTGAGCCTAATGGGACCGAAGCGATTCGCATACGTATTGACCAATATGCAGCAGCCTTAGCAGCAACCCCACGCACATTGAAAGCGGACGAAAGAAAAAACTTAATTGAAGTGCTACGCAATGAAGGCCTGTTAGATGTGAAAAAATCCATGGAAACGGTGGCACAGCACTTAGGAATATCAAGGGCTTCAGTTTATTTGTATGCCAAAAAAGAAAGTTAA
- a CDS encoding alpha/beta fold hydrolase: MTETNSVPLFYDSFGTPDNPTIVLIPGLGGHNISWTSDFCQEIADAGFYLLRIDNRDAGLSHHINEFPPIDLGVLIEKMQKGEPFPIPYTLFDTAEDIIHLLDTLSIDKAHVIGRSMGGMIAQIVAAKFPERTLSLCAIMSSTGNPALPQSAPDVMQMLMSPSANPKEDLEGYLSGQLAFYRRISSTFGPFDENYYREYILQSLTRNHSPEGTKRQIVAVAVTGDLRPYIQQINVPALVIHGSIDPLFPLAAGKDIADNIPNAKLEIIDGMGHETPPMINPLIAKLIINHLNQ; this comes from the coding sequence ATGACCGAAACCAATTCAGTTCCACTTTTTTACGATTCATTTGGTACACCAGATAATCCCACCATTGTTCTGATCCCTGGCTTAGGTGGCCATAACATTAGTTGGACGTCAGACTTTTGTCAGGAGATTGCAGATGCCGGTTTTTATCTCTTACGTATAGATAACCGTGATGCGGGTTTATCTCATCATATCAATGAGTTCCCACCTATTGATTTAGGGGTATTGATTGAAAAAATGCAAAAAGGTGAACCTTTCCCTATTCCTTATACTTTATTCGATACGGCTGAGGATATTATCCACCTCTTGGATACATTATCTATTGATAAAGCCCACGTTATCGGCCGTTCCATGGGCGGAATGATAGCACAAATAGTGGCTGCAAAGTTTCCTGAGCGTACACTCTCTCTTTGCGCGATCATGTCATCAACAGGGAACCCAGCACTGCCACAAAGCGCTCCCGATGTTATGCAAATGCTGATGAGCCCAAGTGCTAACCCAAAAGAAGATTTAGAAGGGTATTTATCAGGACAGCTTGCGTTTTATCGCCGGATCAGCTCAACGTTTGGCCCATTTGATGAAAATTATTATCGTGAATATATACTGCAGTCACTCACACGCAATCATTCACCGGAAGGAACAAAACGCCAAATTGTTGCTGTTGCCGTCACCGGAGATCTGCGTCCTTATATTCAGCAAATCAACGTCCCTGCATTGGTTATTCACGGTTCAATTGATCCGCTCTTTCCTTTAGCTGCAGGAAAAGACATTGCTGACAATATTCCTAATGCAAAATTGGAGATTATTGACGGTATGGGCCATGAAACGCCACCAATGATTAATCCACTAATCGCTAAATTGATAATTAATCACTTAAATCAATAA
- a CDS encoding DUF362 domain-containing protein, whose amino-acid sequence MRRFISLELPPEPIINGQCVRKRLKNSICDNCATSCPVGAVSFSHMDAEINNELCFQCGNCLFACPVDAIENIKPHERSYQGEFLIVNHDEPIANADELIVWHRQYGIRGMQIAEPWVDKWLPTIAALNLKLKTLQEPIWQLRIVQPEQVDSGRRMMLFRQKLDSKPLDKGQVKTGLNARKQFYPEDSWFKVELDTEKCILCGACAKMCDEHAIEIENNQFLIDEKRCTGCMSCQVVCFPKSIHVQSYTAKNNVPKIFHYYDTQCHTCHLPFSSWEENTHICPICAQHKKQGWL is encoded by the coding sequence ATGAGACGTTTTATTAGTTTAGAGCTGCCTCCTGAACCCATAATTAACGGTCAGTGCGTAAGAAAACGCCTGAAAAATAGCATCTGTGATAATTGTGCCACCAGTTGTCCTGTGGGGGCGGTATCGTTTAGCCATATGGATGCAGAAATTAATAATGAATTATGTTTTCAATGTGGTAATTGTTTATTTGCTTGCCCTGTAGATGCCATCGAAAATATCAAACCCCATGAACGTAGTTATCAAGGGGAATTTTTGATAGTAAACCATGATGAGCCGATTGCTAATGCGGACGAACTGATTGTTTGGCACCGGCAATATGGCATTCGTGGTATGCAAATCGCTGAACCCTGGGTTGATAAATGGTTGCCAACGATTGCGGCATTAAATTTAAAACTCAAAACATTACAAGAACCTATTTGGCAATTACGTATTGTTCAGCCTGAACAAGTCGATAGCGGTCGTCGGATGATGCTATTTCGTCAAAAATTGGATTCAAAGCCGTTAGATAAGGGGCAGGTGAAAACAGGATTAAATGCAAGAAAACAATTTTACCCTGAAGATAGCTGGTTTAAGGTCGAACTAGACACGGAAAAATGCATTCTTTGTGGCGCTTGTGCCAAGATGTGTGATGAGCATGCGATAGAAATTGAAAATAACCAATTTTTGATAGATGAAAAACGTTGTACTGGTTGTATGAGTTGCCAAGTCGTTTGTTTTCCTAAATCTATTCATGTACAAAGCTATACAGCTAAAAATAACGTGCCGAAAATCTTCCATTATTATGATACGCAGTGTCATACCTGCCATTTACCTTTTTCTTCTTGGGAAGAAAATACCCATATTTGTCCAATTTGTGCACAGCATAAGAAACAAGGTTGGTTATAA
- a CDS encoding threo-3-hydroxy-L-aspartate ammonia-lyase → MSELILPTYQDVEAAARRIAGFAHKTPVLTSTTANKEFGGELFFKCENFQRMGAFKFRGAFNALSLLSPEQKKAGVIAFSSGNHAQGIALAAQLLRIPATILMPNDAPAVKVAATQGYGATVIRFDRYKEDREILCQQLAAQQGLTIIPPYDHPDIISGQGTAAKELIEEVGELDALFVCLGGGGLLSGCAIATRELSPNCQIYGVEPLAGNDAQQSFRRGEIVHIDTPKTIADGAQTQHLGNYTFAVIKNKVDDIFTVTDEQLIDRMKFYAERMKIIVEPTGCLSYAAALAHKEQFQGKRVGIIVSGGNVDIQHFAQLVS, encoded by the coding sequence ATGTCAGAATTAATATTACCGACTTATCAAGATGTGGAAGCAGCTGCACGACGCATTGCGGGTTTTGCGCATAAAACCCCTGTTCTCACATCAACCACCGCAAATAAAGAATTTGGGGGTGAACTGTTTTTTAAATGCGAAAACTTCCAGCGTATGGGGGCTTTTAAATTTCGTGGAGCCTTTAATGCCTTGAGCTTGTTAAGTCCCGAGCAGAAAAAAGCAGGCGTTATTGCATTTTCATCTGGTAACCATGCGCAAGGTATCGCTTTAGCCGCGCAACTTTTGCGCATTCCAGCCACCATTCTCATGCCCAACGATGCACCTGCGGTGAAAGTGGCTGCTACACAAGGTTACGGAGCCACCGTTATCCGCTTTGATCGTTATAAAGAAGATAGAGAAATACTTTGCCAGCAACTCGCAGCCCAACAGGGGTTAACCATTATTCCACCTTATGATCACCCTGATATCATCTCTGGCCAAGGCACAGCAGCCAAAGAACTGATTGAAGAAGTGGGTGAATTAGATGCCCTATTCGTTTGCTTAGGTGGAGGAGGTTTACTCTCAGGGTGTGCCATTGCAACCAGAGAATTATCGCCTAATTGCCAAATTTATGGGGTTGAACCTTTAGCGGGCAATGATGCACAACAATCATTTCGTCGAGGGGAAATTGTACATATAGACACGCCAAAAACTATCGCAGACGGTGCCCAAACCCAACATCTAGGTAACTACACCTTTGCAGTAATCAAAAATAAGGTTGATGATATTTTCACTGTAACCGATGAACAGCTAATTGACCGCATGAAATTTTATGCAGAGCGCATGAAAATTATCGTTGAGCCGACAGGTTGCTTGTCCTATGCTGCTGCCCTTGCCCACAAAGAACAGTTCCAAGGTAAGCGCGTGGGGATCATTGTCAGCGGTGGCAATGTTGATATTCAGCACTTTGCACAATTAGTTTCATAA
- a CDS encoding RidA family protein, with product MSQRIECVNAPTLIAPKGHYSHCVTANGLVFISGQLPVDKLGNAVIDVSFQEQALLVLDNLQACLDAVNCSKAQLVQVRVYIADMENWPLFNQVYANWIGDHRPARAVAGVAELHFGAALEIEAVAVSA from the coding sequence ATGAGTCAACGGATTGAGTGTGTGAATGCACCGACACTCATTGCCCCCAAAGGGCATTATTCACACTGTGTTACTGCCAATGGTTTGGTTTTTATCTCAGGACAATTACCCGTTGATAAGCTCGGCAATGCGGTGATTGACGTGTCATTCCAAGAGCAAGCCTTGCTTGTGCTTGATAATTTACAAGCATGTTTAGATGCCGTTAACTGTAGTAAAGCACAGTTGGTTCAAGTCCGAGTTTATATCGCAGATATGGAAAATTGGCCGTTATTTAACCAAGTTTATGCTAATTGGATAGGTGACCATCGCCCAGCCCGTGCTGTCGCAGGTGTTGCTGAACTGCATTTTGGTGCAGCCTTAGAAATTGAAGCCGTTGCAGTGTCTGCTTAA